The genomic stretch tatattaatatgaatgTTTATGAAGAAGCGTAATATATAGACTGTATATATCATATggtattaaaaaagaagaaaaaaaaaatgtatcctcatatataagaacatataaagtacaatatatatatatatatataatttaattttataaaaaaaatatattgtgaattccttttattattttacttttGGGCAAACGATTTTATACGTATATAATACGATATGTATTATACATCTCTCTCTCTctctgtatatatatatatatatatatatataatgtgtataaaaaagacatttatattatattatattaaaatatattgaatctaatttttctttctaagaatatataatctATAAACTGAAATCTATAAGAAgttcattatttaattgaCATCCTGATTGTAACTTAATTTTGTCTTCTAGTTTTTCAGAAAAATTAcctaataaaatttaattgaaatttttttttttttttttaaatatataagaatgataataaaaagatcTAATATAGATCTAtacatatgttttattatattaaaataaagtatTTCAATAATTTATACGTTCATtaaaattcattttatacATACTTGGAAATATATAACTACAACATGTGTCCTCAGGTATAACACCCATTACctttaaatgaaatatttaaataaataaataaatatatatatatatatatatatatatatatatatatatatacatatatgtatattttttttttttttttttttttttttttttttttttttttcctttggAATAATTATACCTTCCAGCACTCTCCTATGAGTTCCGAACAGAAATACCCACTACTATCATCTAAGATaagaaaagatataaaaacatatatttatttttatatatgttaaataaatattatatgaaatggtttatatcatttattttatgctATATAAAATTTGTTATACCAAATTGAGGTGCTATAAAATCTATTATTTTCAagctatatttttttcctatggcatcttttaaaaaacttaataatttttgtagGTTTTCTTCTGAATTATCCCACGTTAATCTTCTCAAAGTAAGtctgaatataatataatataatataatataatatagtataatatatatatatatatatatatatatatatatatatatatatttatttatttattcaatcattttaaaataaaaagtaatattaaaaaatcaaGAACCTGCTATATATTTCATtccatttattttctttaaatagTTTCCAAGGTGTCAAGATTATACCCTACATAagtcatatataaatataaacacacacatatatatatatatatatatatatatatatatatatatatatatatatattttaataatatgttttttctTCTCTAACAGTATTTGAGAGGGCCTCTAATATGAATAAGTTATTTCTATCATTTCTTAAGATCATGCCTATGTGGTCATATTCACCACGCGTAAAAATTCTTTGTAATCTAGCAACTGTCACATCAGACCTTGaagaaacatataaaaaaaaaaaaaaaaataaaataaaataaaataaaaataaaaaccattgaagtatatataagaaaaatataattgcaTATATGTGGAAaagaataatttaatatacatttttataaattttatatttacctAAATAAAACTATATCACCTGTATCGGCTATAGATTCAAAAACGTCAACTGATATTCTATGTATTTTCCAGAAATTACAAtcagtaaaaataaattctgGTTGATTCAACACCTTCTTGTGACATAGCGCATTGTTTAATAATTGGTACCAGTTATATATTTCTGTATCATCaccctaaaaaaaaaaaaaaaaaaaaaaaaaaaaactcatggaggtataatattatattatatcatattatatcatattataccatattatatcatattataccatattatatcatatatctaTGTACCTTTAAGTGGAATTTAATATCGGTATTTTTAGGGTTTAAAGTTAAATATGATTGgatttttttatgatttttattttctcgtGATTGAATGCAATCTGTAAGATATAAAAGAGAATAATAAGTacatcattaatatatatatatatatatatatatatatgtatgtatttttttttttttttttttttttttttttttaatgacaTAAGAAACAATCATCAGTTTTAGTCTTCGCGGTACTCCCATTTTCGTACTAAAATACAACATgttaagaaatgaaaaaaaaaaaaaaatatatatatatatatttatttatttatttattttcttatttgtgTATACTTACATATAGATTCATATTAATGATATCTAGATCCAAGACTCCAGAAGGTCTTAAACTTTTTTCATTCTTatagtaatataatttattatttctcaAGACAAAccatctttttttaaaaccgCACCAAGAATTGGAAAATTTCTTCGACAAATATCCTTCCTTATGATACTAATaaagaaaggaaaaagaatgataagaaaaatatataaaataaaagaataatttcATGTTatcatcaaaatatatatatatatatatatttatatacaaatttatcaaaatatCATATTAATTATACTGGTGAAATGTTAGGACATGTCGaacataaaagaaaatcaTCCCGAAAATCTAAATGATCCTATGTCCAGGAaaatcaaaaataatataaaatatatatatatatatatatatatatatatatatatataaattgaaagaaaaaaaaaaattagctatctattttgaaaaaaaatatattaataaaataaaacaccaccttatcatatatttcgCATGGAATATTATTGCACTCGTGTTCTTCTGTTTTTTCCatctatttataaaaaaattatgattaaAGAAAAACTAAAGAGTTCTGTTCATATCTCTTTGGAcaacaatataaaatatttctcctattaaaatatctttctaaattaataaattaaatcaaatatataaataaataaatatatatatatatatatatatatatatatatatatatatatatatttttaatcttGCAAACAAATTTAAGTATATATACcaagtttattatttttttttttagaaatttattataatacaatactattaatatatttaattaagagttaaaataatatatttattaaggTGTACAAAAATTATGTTGCATCTAAATTGTAGTTGTACACCTTAATCTTATTACGTgtctattttatataaaaatgtgtcGAACGTAATAAactataacaataatatattttttaatatataaaaataaataaataaataaaaaaataaaataaataaatacaattttacataaaaaaataatattatttttttatttatttattcatttattgtttcattttattattattattttttttttttattttgttattatttttttttttttttttttttttttggttattattttttttttatttattttttggttCTTTCCCTTTTTTCCATGCAATAATTTTGCAATGGTATTACACGCACATtactattaaataatatatatatatattatatatatatatttatggaaCAATTtgaacaaattatatataataatttcttataattctatttttttttattatttttaaaattacgttttcaattaaaaattttttttttttttttatatgtgtcATTtctataaacatatatagtTTGATATTTAcacatttattaatttttatataatatgaaaactAATTACGGATGTAACAACcttttacaatttttttttttgcattttatgaaatatagAAATTCTATAAACAAGTAGTAAActgaatattatattatacaaaaaaaaaaaaaaaaaaagaaagaaaaaaaagaaaaaaaaaaaaaaaaaaataaaataaaatgaagaaaaatatgaaaaatacaaaatataaagtatAAAATTAGAAGTATAAAatctataataaatattttaaaaggaatttttcattttaatacGTTTAATCATTctcttcattatatttttctagcCAATTCATTTGAATATTTTCTAAAACACCTTCGTTACAATGTCCATTTAATTGtcgtttatttttttttacaacagtgtctattatcatattttctaGTTGTTCAAATCTTAACGTTAGAGGAtctatatttctatattccTCAAAAAGCATATCAGCTATATCTTCTGCATTTTCCCAATGTAAAggtaatttatttatattactatcattattactAAAGTATCTTTTATTTCTAGGTggaaattttaataaaatcgATGAAATctgaaaattatttttataacaatatGTTACCTTTCTATAAGTTTTGAAGAAAAAGTTGAAAATTCTACCATTCTTTAAAGCAAAATGtgaatatttctttatatttcctgatatcattttcttttaaacatatatatatatatatatatatatatatatatatatataacttattaatataaaaaaaaaaatataaatatatatatcttattttaGACTAATATAATGTTccattaattaaatatataaataaaaaataggaggaataattttataaatatggactcaaaatttttaagaaatatatgttccacatttatttttcttaatattccattttttaaatgcttcatatatatatatatatatatatatatatatatatatatatattatatgaatatataattatttaatctattataataaaatctGTATCATATGAGAAAATaactattatcattatatgtgTAAGAAATGCcccataatatatatatatatatatatatatatatttaattaatgtgtaaaattatatataataatttaaaatatataataataataataatattttaggcaaataacaatatataaataaatattatatatatagatatatatatttatatatttgaattatatgaaatgtttttcattaatataatattttaaccatttataaaatgaacatacaaattattatatatatgttgaaaaatatatgatgcCAATAAAACTTTATAAATgtttgtaatatatacaaagaataaataaatatatatatatatataatatatatatatattgggaTAATATTTCTGTTAATTATTGTTTGCACAATATTTCTTCACATTATGTATAATTacaaagaaatgaaaagaaattatCATACACATTTAGAAatagttttattttgtatattctaTTAAAaccatattaaaaaattataaatattacatatatatatatatatataattatagaataggcta from Plasmodium falciparum 3D7 genome assembly, chromosome: 13 encodes the following:
- a CDS encoding PH domain-containing protein, putative — its product is MEKTEEHECNNIPCEIYDKDHLDFRDDFLLCSTCPNISPYHKEGYLSKKFSNSWCGFKKRWFVLRNNKLYYYKNEKSLRPSGVLDLDIINMNLYIAFNHEKIKIIKKSNHI
- a CDS encoding PH domain-containing protein, putative → MEKTEEHECNNIPCEIYDKDHLDFRDDFLLCSTCPNISPYHKEGYLSKKFSNSWCGFKKRWFVLRNNKLYYYKNEKSLRPSGVLDLDIINMNLYYENGSTAKTKTDDCFLYCIQSRENKNHKKIQSYLTLNPKNTDIKFHLKGDDTEIYNWYQLLNNALCHKKVLNQPEFIFTDCNFWKIHRISVDVFESIADTGDIVLFRSDVTVARLQRIFTRGEYDHIGMILRNDRNNLFILEALSNTGIILTPWKLFKENKWNEIYSRLTLRRLTWDNSEENLQKLLSFLKDAIGKKYSLKIIDFIAPQFDDSSGYFCSELIGECWKVMGVIPEDTCCSYIFPSNFSEKLEDKIKLQSGCQLNNELLIDFSL
- a CDS encoding Fe-S assembly protein IscX, putative; its protein translation is MISGNIKKYSHFALKNGRIFNFFFKTYRKVTYCYKNNFQISSILLKFPPRNKRYFSNNDSNINKLPLHWENAEDIADMLFEEYRNIDPLTLRFEQLENMIIDTVVKKNKRQLNGHCNEGVLENIQMNWLEKYNEEND